The proteins below come from a single Streptococcus canis genomic window:
- the def gene encoding peptide deformylase yields MSAQDKIIKPSHLITMTDIIREGNPTLRAVAKEVSLPLSDEDILLGEKMMQFLKHSQDPVMGEKLGLRAGVGLAAPQIDVSKRIIAVLVPNLPDKEGNPPKEAYSLQEVLYNPKIVSHSVQDAALADGEGCLSVDRVVEGYVVRHARVTVEYFDKSGDKHKIKLKGYNAIVVQHEIDHINGVMFYDRINQTNPFKVDENLLLLD; encoded by the coding sequence ATGTCTGCACAAGATAAAATTATTAAACCAAGTCATCTCATTACGATGACTGATATTATTCGCGAAGGGAACCCTACCCTAAGGGCTGTTGCCAAAGAAGTGTCCTTACCACTAAGTGATGAGGATATTCTCTTGGGAGAAAAAATGATGCAGTTCTTAAAACATTCTCAAGACCCTGTCATGGGTGAAAAATTAGGCCTTAGAGCCGGTGTCGGTTTGGCAGCACCTCAAATTGATGTGTCAAAGCGCATCATCGCTGTCCTAGTTCCTAACCTTCCTGATAAAGAAGGAAACCCACCAAAAGAAGCTTACAGCTTACAAGAAGTCCTTTACAATCCTAAAATTGTTTCTCATTCTGTTCAAGATGCGGCGCTAGCTGATGGCGAAGGCTGCCTATCTGTTGACCGTGTGGTTGAAGGCTATGTAGTTCGTCACGCCCGTGTCACTGTGGAATACTTTGACAAGTCTGGCGACAAACATAAGATTAAATTGAAAGGTTACAATGCCATCGTGGTCCAACATGAAATTGACCATATCAACGGGGTTATGTTCTACGACCGTATTAACCAAACAAACCCTTTCAAGGTTGACGAAAACTTATTACTTCTCGACTAA
- a CDS encoding NADPH-dependent FMN reductase: protein MKNILFIDGSLRKGSFNHQLAEAAEQALEGKANVSYLDWGQVPVFSQDLEASAPEAVVNVRKAIQEADAIWIFSPVYNFSIPGSVKNLLDWSSRALDLSDPSGPSAIGGKVITVSSVANGGHDQAFAIYKDLLPFIRTTVAGEFTKATVNPEAWETGVLEVSEETKAQLLAQSEALLAAIQ, encoded by the coding sequence ATGAAAAATATTTTATTTATCGACGGATCATTGCGTAAAGGATCATTCAATCATCAGTTAGCAGAAGCTGCTGAACAAGCACTTGAAGGAAAAGCTAATGTGTCTTATTTAGATTGGGGACAAGTTCCTGTCTTTAGCCAAGACCTTGAAGCCAGTGCACCAGAAGCAGTTGTCAATGTTCGTAAAGCTATCCAAGAAGCGGATGCTATCTGGATCTTTTCACCAGTTTACAACTTCTCTATTCCTGGTTCAGTGAAAAACCTTCTTGACTGGTCTTCACGTGCGCTTGATTTATCAGATCCATCAGGACCTTCAGCAATCGGTGGCAAAGTTATTACGGTTTCTTCAGTAGCAAATGGTGGACATGACCAAGCATTTGCTATCTACAAAGATTTGTTACCATTTATTCGCACAACAGTCGCTGGAGAATTTACAAAAGCAACTGTAAATCCTGAAGCATGGGAAACTGGCGTTCTTGAAGTATCTGAAGAAACAAAAGCTCAGTTGCTTGCTCAGTCAGAAGCCTTGCTTGCAGCAATTCAATAA
- a CDS encoding MarR family winged helix-turn-helix transcriptional regulator, with the protein MSNLDKNRALKAMVVFRKAQRTLDAFGSEVFKSANLTPTQFSVLEVLYSKGSMRINNLIDSLLATSGNMTVVLRNMERNGWISRCKDDKDKRAYLVELTNQGKVLIEDILPKHIKRVEQAFSVLTEDEQKELIGLLKKFKNL; encoded by the coding sequence ATGAGTAACTTAGATAAAAATCGTGCCTTAAAAGCCATGGTGGTTTTTCGCAAGGCTCAACGAACCTTGGATGCCTTTGGATCAGAAGTATTTAAAAGTGCCAATTTAACCCCTACTCAGTTTAGCGTTTTAGAAGTCTTGTATTCCAAAGGGAGCATGCGCATCAACAATCTCATTGATTCCTTGTTGGCCACTTCAGGAAATATGACGGTTGTCTTGCGTAATATGGAACGTAATGGTTGGATTAGTCGTTGCAAAGATGACAAGGATAAACGAGCTTATCTTGTTGAGTTGACTAATCAAGGAAAAGTCCTAATTGAAGATATTTTACCAAAACACATCAAGCGTGTTGAGCAAGCTTTTTCCGTTCTGACTGAGGACGAGCAGAAGGAATTAATAGGCTTATTGAAAAAATTTAAAAACTTGTAA